One stretch of bacterium DNA includes these proteins:
- a CDS encoding OsmC family protein: protein DKARARDYEWRARVRVTGPQASSVYCRNFSFAAGQAASFEERDAHPSAVEYLLGALGADLAAGFANECARSGLTADDIELTVRGRLADVLAHLGLADGDPALARIEVKCFLSTPDDEAAAQAAWLRAQARSPLLATLRKAVAVDLRLSLV, encoded by the coding sequence GACAAGGCGCGCGCCCGCGACTACGAGTGGCGGGCGCGCGTGCGCGTCACGGGCCCGCAGGCCTCGAGCGTCTACTGCCGCAACTTCAGCTTCGCGGCCGGCCAGGCGGCCAGCTTCGAGGAGCGAGACGCGCACCCGAGCGCGGTCGAGTACCTGCTCGGCGCCCTCGGCGCCGATCTCGCCGCCGGCTTCGCCAACGAGTGTGCGCGGAGCGGTCTCACGGCCGACGACATCGAGCTCACCGTGCGCGGGCGCCTCGCCGACGTGCTCGCGCACCTCGGTCTCGCCGACGGCGACCCGGCCCTCGCGCGCATCGAAGTGAAGTGCTTCCTCTCGACTCCGGATGACGAGGCGGCCGCCCAGGCCGCCTGGCTGCGCGCCCAGGCGCGCTCGCCCCTGCTCGCCACCCTGCGCAAGGCAGTAGCAGTGGACCTGCGCCTCAGCCTGGTCTGA